The Bos mutus isolate GX-2022 chromosome 7, NWIPB_WYAK_1.1, whole genome shotgun sequence genome window below encodes:
- the GRM6 gene encoding metabotropic glutamate receptor 6 has product MAGVPALLPLLLALAQAGVVGAAGSVRLAGGLTLGGLFPVHARGAAGRACGQLKKEQGVHRLEAMLYALDRVNADPELLPGVRLGARLLDTCSRDTYALEQALSFVQALIRGRDGEEAAVRCPGGVPPLRTAPPERVVAVVGASASSVSIMVANVLRLFAIPQISYASTAPELSDSTRYDFFSRVVPPDSYQAQAMVDIVRALGWNYVSTLASEGNYGESGVEAFVQISREAGGVCIAQSIKIPREPKPGEFNKVIKRLMETPNARGIIIFANEDDIRRVLEAARQANLTGHFLWVGSDSWGAKISPVLNLEDVAVGAITILPKRASIDGFDQYFMTRSLENNRRNIWFAEFWEENFNCKLTSSGTQSDDSTRKCTGEERIGRDSAYEQEGKVQFVIDAVYAIAHALHSMQQALCPGHTGLCPAMEPTDGRTLLQYIRAVRFNGSAGTPVMFNENGDAPGRYDIFQYQATNGSAGSGSYQAVGQWAETLRLDVEALQWSGDPREVPESLCSLPCGPGERKKMVKGVPCCWHCEACDGYRFQVDEFTCEACPGHMRPTRNHTGCRPTPVVRLSWSSPWAAPPLLLAVLGIMATTTVVATFVRHNNTPIVRASGRELSYVLLTGIFLIYAITFLMVAEPGAAVCATRRLFLGLGTSLSYSALLTKTNRIYRIFEQGKRSVTPPPFISPTSQLVITFSLTSVQVVGVLAWLGAQPPHSVIDYEEQRTVDPEQARGVLKCDMSDLSLIGCLGYSLLLMVTCTVYAIKARGVPETFNEAKPIGFTMYTTCIIWLAFVPIFFGTAQSAEKIYIQTTTLTVSLSLSASVSLGMLYVPKTYVILFHPEQNVQKRKRSLKTTSTVAAPPKGEDSEAPSSK; this is encoded by the exons ATGGCCGGGGTCCCggcgctgctgccgctgctgctggcGCTGGCGCAGGCGGGAGTGGTGGGCGCCGCGGGCTCCGTGCGCTTGGCGGGCGGCCTCACGCTGGGCGGACTGTTCCCGGTGCACGCTCGCGGCGCGGCGGGCAGGGCGTGCGGGCAACTGAAGAAGGAGCAGGGCGTGCACCGGCTCGAGGCCATGCTGTACGCCCTGGATCGCGTGAACGCCGACCCCGAGCTGCTGCCCGGGGTGCGCCTGGGCGCCAGGCTGCTCGACACCTGCTCGCGGGACACGTACGCGCTGGAGCAGGCGCTGAGCTTCGTGCAGGCGCTGATCCGCGGCCGCGACGGCGAAGAGGCTGCCGTGCGCTGCCCCGGCGGGGTCCCCCCGCTGCGCACCGCGCCCCCGGAGCGCGTGGTGGCTGTCGTGGGCGCCTCGGCCAGCTCTGTCTCCATCATGGTCGCCAACGTGCTGCGCCTATTCGCG ATCCCCCAGATCAGCTACGCTTCCACGGCCCCTGAGCTCAGCGACTCCACACGCTATGACTTCTTCTCCCGCGTGGTGCCTCCTGACTCCTACCAGGCCCAGGCCATGGTGGACATAGTGCGGGCATTGGGATGGAACTACGTGTCCACGCTGGCCTCTGAGGGCAACTATGGCGAGAGTGGGGTTGAGGCTTTTGTGCAGATCTCTCGAGAGGCTG GGGGGGTCTGTATTGCCCAGTCCATCAAGATTCCCAGGGAACCAAAACCAGGAGAATTCAATAAAGTGATCAAGAGACTCATGGAGACACCGAACGCCCGGGGCATCATCATCTTCGCCAACGAGGATGACATCAG GAGGGTTCTGGAGGCTGCACGCCAGGCCAACCTGACTGGCCACTTCCTGTGGGTTGGCTCAGACAGCTGGGGAGCCAAGATCTCACCTGTCCTGAACCTGGAGGATGTGGCCGTGGGAGCTATCACCATCCTGCCCAAAAGGGCCTCCATTGATG gATTTGACCAGTACTTCATGACTCGATCCTTGGAGAACAACCGCCGAAACATCTGGTTTGCTGAGTTCTGGGAAGAGAATTTTAATTGCAAACTGACTAGCTCAGGTACCCAGTCTGACGATTCCACTCGCAAATGCACAG GTGAGGAACGCATCGGCCGGGACTCTGCCTACGAGCAGGAAGGGAAGGTGCAGTTTGTGATTGATGCTGTGTACGCCATTGCCCACGCCCTCCACAGCATGCAACAGGCTCTCTGTCCCGGGCACACAGGCCTGTGCCCAGCAATGGAGCCCACTGATGGTCGGACACTGCTGCAGTATATTCGAGCCGTGCGTTTCAATG GCAGCGCAGGAACCCCTGTGATGTTCAATGAGAATGGGGACGCGCCTGGGCGATATGACATCTTCCAGTACCAGGCGACCAATGGCAGTGCAGGCAGTGGCAGCTACCAGGCGGTGGGCCAGTGGGCGGAGACCCTCAGGCTGGAT GTGGAAGCACTGCAGTGGTCAGGAGACCCCCGAGAGGTGCCCGAGTCTCTGTGCAGCCTCCCCTGTGGGCCGGGGGAGCGGAAAAAGATGGTGAAGGGCGTCCCCTGCTGTTGGCACTGCGAGGCCTGCGACGGGTACCGCTTCCAGGTGGACGAGTTCACTTGCGAGGCCTGCCCAGGGCACATGAGGCCCACGCGCAACCACACGGGCTGCCGCCCCACGCCGGTGGTCCGCCTCTCCTGGTCCTCGCCCTGGGCGGCCCCGCCCCTCCTCTTGGCCGTGCTGGGCATCATGGCCACCACCACGGTGGTGGCCACCTTTGTGCGGCACAACAACACACCCATCGTCCGCGCCTCTGGCCGTGAGCTCAGCTACGTCCTCCTCACCGGCATCTTCCTCATCTATGCCATCACCTTCCTCATGGTGGCTGAGCCCGGAGCGGCCGTCTGCGCCACCCGCAGACTCTTCCTCGGCCTTGGCACCTCCCTCAGCTACTCGGCCCTGCTCACCAAGACCAACCGCATCTACCGCATCTTTGAGCAAGGGAAGCGCTCCGTCACGCCTCCGCCTTTCATCAGCCCCACTTCGCAGCTCGTCATCACCTTCAGCCTCACTTCCGTGCAG GTGGTCGGAGTGTTGGCCTGGCTGGGGGCCCAGCCCCCGCACAGTGTGATTGACTACGAAGAGCAGCGGACGGTGGACCCAGAACAGGCCAGAGGCGTGCTCAAGTGCGACATGTCCGATCTGTCCCTCATTGGTTGCCTGGGCTACAGCCTCTTGCTCATGGTCACATGCACGGTGTATGCCATCAAGGCCCGTGGCGTGCCCGAGACCTTCAACGAGGCCAAGCCCATTGGCTTCACCATGTACACCACCTGTATCATCTGGCTGGCTTTTGTGCCTATCTTCTTTGGCACTGCCCAATCTGCTGAAAAG ATCTACATCCAAACCACGACACTGACTGTGTCCTTAAGCCTGAGCGCGTCCGTGTCCCTCGGCATGCTCTATGTACCCAAGACCTACGTCATCCTCTTCCACCCGGAGCAGAACGTGCAGAAGCGGAAACGGAGCCTCAAGACGACCTCCACAGTGGCAGCCCCACCCAAGGGTGAGGACTCAGAGGCCCCAAGTAGCAAGTAG